One Acanthochromis polyacanthus isolate Apoly-LR-REF ecotype Palm Island chromosome 6, KAUST_Apoly_ChrSc, whole genome shotgun sequence DNA segment encodes these proteins:
- the LOC127534508 gene encoding homeodomain-interacting protein kinase 1-like, with translation MNIQRSSSPSSSDGRTKVPKGYTLAKNLGHGSYGTVLECVEDSTEEHVAIKMPEKNNLDREAEILEKLMSHNSDESNIIKYKGEVFVKSTRLLVLEKLDITLWDYVHGLRGPMQLEHVRTVIQQLAVALNTTKSAGIIHTDVKMDNIMMVDRVKQPFKVKLIDFGLAKYRSEAKAGDLVQILRYRAPEIILGLPYSEAIDVWSLGCVMARMVARIALFGTHSEYWILRQMISLLGPPPQHLIEAGPRSRLFFKEISGGVWRLKTPGEHFGILAMYAIPTHHRFGSLDEMKTVYSEPDNPAEADERRECIELLKAMVQWDEKDRITPSGILNHPFITKSYLNSSSPISSCDEPKPSTSVFIMVKPADPENRTDLTGLPDEDKDREHKKSSKDEHSEDSVDSKAAKDIEDGENGDTSNVSKDDQFRKVEQNHQYTEDSEKEQSKKKKKKKKNSFQRILSRMKKTFCCCCVSDVMD, from the exons atgaacattcaaagATCATCCTCACCGTCTTCCTCTGATGGGAGAACCAAAGTCCCAAAAGGCTACACGCTGGCGAAAAACCTGGGACATGGAAGCTATGGAacagtgctggaatgtgtgGAAGACAGCACTGAAGAGCACGTGGCTATAAAGATGCCCGAAAAGAACAATCTAGACCGTGAG GCGGAAATCTTGGAAAAGCTCATGAGCCACAACTCGGACGAGTCCAACATCATCAAGTACAAGGGAGAAGTCTTTGTAAAAAGTACGCGGCTCCTGGTGTTGGAAAAACTGGACATCACCCTGTGGGACTATGTACATGGATTAAGAGGACCAATGCAACTGGAACACGTCCGTACAGTTATTCAACAG CTGGCCGTGGCTTTGAATACGACCAAgagtgctggcataatccacactgatgtgaaaatggataacatcatgatggtggatcgtgtgaagcagcccttcaaGGTCAAACTTATTGACTTTGGTTTGGCCAAGTACAGGTCTGAGGCCAAAGCAGGAGATCTAGTCCAAATACTTAGATATAG agctccagaaatcatcctgggcctgccgtattcagaggccatcgacgtTTGGTCGTTAGGCTGCGTGATGGCCAGGATGGTGGCTCGTATTGCTCTCTTCGGAACACACTCAGAATACTGGATA ctccgaCAAATGATCAGTCTGCTGGGTCCGCCACCGCAACACCTCATCGAAGCTGGTCCGAGATCACGATTGTTTTTTAAGGAAATAAGTGGTGGTGtgtggcggctgaag acaccaGGAGAGCATTTTGGGATCTTGGCCATGTACGCCATCCCCACACATCACAGGTTCggctctctggatgaaatgaagacg GTGTATTCTGAGCCGGACAAcccagcagaggctgatgagaggagggagtgtatcgagctgttgaaggcgatggttcagtgggatgagaaggacagaatcacccccagtggtatcctcaacCATCCTTTTATCACTAAAAGCTACCTCAACAGCAGCTCCCCCAtcagcagttg CGATGAACCTAAACCCTCCACCAGCGTGTTcatcatggttaagcctgcagacccTGAAAACAGAACTGACCTGACAGGCTTGCCTGATGAGGACAAAGACCGGGAGCACAAGAAGAGCAGCAAAGATGAGCACAGTGAGGATAGTGTTGATTCTAAAGCTGCTAAAGACATTGAGGACGGTGAAAACGGTGACACCAGCAACGTGAGCAAAGATGATCAGTTCAGGAAGGTCGAGCAGAATCATCAGTACACTGAAGACAGCGAGAAGGAGCaaagcaagaagaaaaagaagaagaagaagaactccTTCCAACGCATCTTGTCTCGGATGaagaagacgttctgctgctgctgtgtgtctgatgtgatgGACTGA